acagaacctgctccagtgtagtatgaagagaacagaacctgctccagtgtagtatgaagagaacagaacctgctccagtgtagtatgaagggaacagaacagaacctgctccagCATGCAGTGTAGTATGAGGGGAACAGAGGAGGCTTCAGGAGGAATCTGGTCCAGCAGGTCGTTATAGTAACGCTTGTCCACATCAGTACTCAGAGCAGCTGGTTCAGGGTCTGCTGGGGGGACAACAGACAACAGCTCCCTGGGTTAGGGTCAATTCACTTTCATTCAGCTACCAGTTAACTGTAATCATTTACTTGAACTATCCATTATAACATCAACTGTCCTACAGTGAGTGTTTGTGAAGCTGTAGAATACCTGGAGTGGTCTCCTCTGGGACTTGTCTCTTCTTGGACCCAGGTGTCTGAGGCGTTGTGGTCTGAACCGTCTAAGATATGACAGAAAATATTCCTCAACATTTCTGCTACatgtagaaacagaaaacagGCCTACATGCAATAAAGACAGTATTGTGTATATTCAGTATGGTTTCCTGCTCCGTCCACCAGTCAGTTCAtcctgtgtgtgcatgcatgtgtgtttctggTACAGTACCTCTGCAGGGCTTTCCTGGGTGGTGCGTGCCCCAGCCCTGGGGACAGATGGCACCTGGACCAGTCTCATGTTGTTCAGGTAGTGTTGATGCTGTCTCCTCCAGTCCAGACAGTCATAGATCAGACACGCCACATCCTCAAACAGACGTGTCCCAAACCCAAGCTACAACACAACATATTAACATGGCATTTTATGTACATtataaaaaataattataattaaaggaagacccgcacactgctcttgccaATGTTTATTGCTTAGGTGTCAGAATCTCTGCCTTCTCGTCAGAGCTTTGATTGATatcagaagaagaggaagaagaagaatcagaagaagaagaaggagcagcagaagaagaagaagcagaagaagaagaatcagaagaagaaggagaagaagaagcagaagcagcagaagaagcagaagaagcagCAGAAGAAGAAGCAGCAGAAGCAGAAGAAGCagcagaagaagaagcagaagaagaaacagcagaagaagcagaagaagcagaagaagcagaagaagcagCAGAAGAAGAAGCAGCAGAAGCAGAAGAAGACAAGGAAATCACCATAGCCTCTGGGCTATCCTTGTCTTGTGGTGGCAGGATCTCTTTAGCGGTGTGACTGAGGCGGGCCACAtcaaacagcttggagaatgctgAGCCACTGTTTAGCACCCCTTCCAACTGACCCCAGAACTGCTCCCGCTGTCTTCTCCTAATGTTAGTCTCCGTGTCTACAGGAACACAATAGCAGCATTTAGCAACACAAATCACATTAAAATTAGATTGATTGATAGATCAATACTGTACTGCCAATATGAAATACTGTCAAATACCTCTGCTGTGCTTCATTCAGTTGACCCTGACTGTACAATGAAACCAGTGGAACAAAAGACTCAAGATCCCAGGCTAAATCAATCCAAACCTCACATTGATGCCAATCTGAGTCTTACCCCCATCCAGGGGTTTGGCATCACACCCTTCCAGTGATCCCTCTGGCCGGTCTGGTCTCTGTGAGGTCAGGTTGATAACGTTGGACACATGGACCCCCAGGGAGTCCAGCACAGAGACCAGCTGAGCCTGCTGGAAGCCCACCACCAGAACGTAGTGCTGAGGACCATCGTCTGGCTCATcgtctagacacacacacacacacacacacgaaagcatgagagggagagagagagagacaaccacCCAGTCTCCCCAACACAAAGTGACAACCAACCTCATACTAACAACCAAACAGTACtactatactgtatgtgtgatCATTGAGACAGAGTAGACTGCTCACCTATATACTTGTTGGTCTCATCCTCCTCGCCCCTCTTTTTCAGCTTGGTGTCCTTGGTTGGGGCACTGAGCTCTGCCCCTTTCTTCCCCTTGTCACCTTTGGCGGCAGGCTTGGCACCACCTTTGTCTTTGGTTGGGGAGGCATTGCCAGCCTTGCCCTTACCCTTCTCCTCAGCAGCCTGGGAGAGAGTGGATTAAACTAAGTGGTGCTAATACTGCGGTTCAAATGCGGGTCTCCTCTGTGCCAGAAGACTGCGATAGCCTGCTGAGCTGAAGCCGAGGCATTAACAGGTAGCGCAGGCTAGTCTTCATGTCTCAGACAAGGTTTCTTATCACCCATGTTACAATACTACTATAACTCTGACTCTCTGACAATAACACTTCAAAAGATTCTCTAGGAAAGCTGGCTGTTGCCAGGGCGATAAGATGACTGATGATTGTTGATGGCTGTCAGGAGTTCCTTCCTACCCTCATCTCTGTGGCTCTCCTCTGCTGGTCGTTGGCCTTGACTCCCAGGAGCTGGAACTTGAGCAGTTTACCCAGCAGGTCACAGGGCAGCTCCTCTCCTGCATCCATCAGGACCTTGGCTGCCTCCATCACCTTTATAGACAAACAACATACTTGATGTAGAATAGACAGAAAGTGAGTAATAGTTCTAATTTATTGTGCAAAACTCTTTCTCTGCTGCTTCGTAAATGTGTCTTTTGAAATGAATAGCCTATAGAGCACATTTTACTGAAAAATGGGTGCATTTACATACCTCGTAAAACATGGGTGCATCCTTGGTCTTCTTGATTTTTGGGTTTCCCAGTTCATGGATCTGTGAAGCATTTCATTCATTGGTTGATATATGCTTGACTGTGAACAATCAGACTTTGTGTTACTGACCTTTTCTAGGGTGGTGTTCCAGGTGACTACGCTGAAGAGCCTGCGTAGGGGCTGCTGTACAGCCAGCAGCAGAGCCCCGATCAGCTCCTcatcctccagcctctctcccACCACCAGAGAAATGCTGGCCTTCCAAGTCTCctagcatcatcatcatcatcatcatcatcatcagacaACACTGATCAGTGAAGAACAACAACATAGCCAAGTGACAGGTCTGTGACAAGTAAAGTCATTCCCTGCTTTTGTGGCTGGCCCCTTAAAGTTTAGTGTGTTTAAATAGTGTTTCACTAGCTAGATATCTAGCTTTACTAAAGTTAGCAAGCTGTTAACGTTACCTACCTCCTCAAATGGTGCAGTAGTGAGTCCAGTTTCCCAACCTTTGTTTCCAACTGTCGTTGCACCAGCAGCAGACACTGTCCCGCTTTTTACTCTTTTTGGTGGCATTTCCTTACCGTTTTTCGAGAGAAACTAACCTATTGACTTGAATCAAATTGCATTATATTATGACATTTCTTGAACTTAACGTAAACTAAAACAGCCACTTCCAgctgttagcttgctagctgacgttagctagcaTTTCTCTTCTGTGTACAGTCCCCTGACGCTTCGGTTGCTCTTAGCAACAGGTTGAAGGGGAGGGATCAGTTATGCGCAATGGCATCTTAcctttgaaatgtatttatttattaatttatgaaagaaattgccaaaaaacgtaatacttaATATACCACTACTAGTAGAAACTTCATCCATGTTCAACTCCCAACACaaaagacacagagacacatttAATCAAGTCTTTTTATCGTTATTTTCATACAATCATAAGGAGTGACGTGGAGAAAAAAGCTTTGCATAGAGTGAAGCTCTGACAAAGACACAGCCTTGAACCCCCCAGCAGACAGTATCTAATCCTAGAGTCCTGCCGGTCACAGgaccagacaggcagacagccagccagagaggaacagacagaacaTTCCATTACAAAAAGGTGAGAACAACTGAAACATGGATGCAACTTTCAAATTGGTCACAATTGGTGATAATATATATATGCATGTTGTGTTGTAGTTAAAGTGTTTTTGTGAGTAAAGAAGTAGTGGCTTGGTGTGATGGGCTATCGGTTACTCAGTGATGGTGGTGAATGTGAAGACCATGGAGGTTGAGAGACCGAGACTTGGATGAAGAGAGTCAAAAGCCCCAATTAAAGCCCCAAAACATTGGTACATTCAGTGCAaatcaggggtctccaaccttttctggCATTAGATCTACTCATTTCTTTCTAGATTTTAAAATAGGCCcattcttctcctctcccctgtaactctTCTCCGGGTCCTTGCACtacaagagaaagtagtgcactatattttctgtcaatatacctggtaaaataatggttaataaacaaCTCTAAAATCAGAAATTTGTTGTCAGTGTTGTTTTTCCTGGTTTTAGAAttgttttcactctcaaaattaTAATTATTCATAGAGAAACAATGAAATGGGATGTTCTGAGTCCAAGTCAATTCTTAAATCGCCTCTGAGGACAATTTTTTTTAGGTCTGGAAGGAAACTAACAAATGTGCAATTTTCCTGTAATTGTGCATCTGACCCTTTAATTGCGCATCTGAGTGAGGAATGTGCCAGTATAGCAATGGTTCCATACTGCtacacatttcatttcatttcaagtTTTCAAATAACAAATAATAGATACTCATTATATACTTatgccaggtaagcctacttgCAATAAATATTTAAATGAAAAGGTTTTGGGGAAAGTATTTTGGTCAACTCACAAGATGGTTTATCACGTCAACTGTCTGGAGTGATGGACAAACGCgcgcaccacacagacagacaggggcaataTTGCTGGGAATTCATTGGCAGATATTGTTAGGTTTGGCTTTTTAACATGTCAATTTTGCGTTAATTAGATAGTAGCTGGGAGCTTGCGGTGTCTGACACTTGTGGGatttgtttatgacagtttgtCGTGGAACACGTGAAAATTGCAagtactttcagaattgtttggcgaGCTACTCATAGGTAGACTGCGAGCTACTGGTAGCTCGCGatcgacctgttggagacccctggtgaaaatacatAGCCTACACAGGACAGCACAATCATTCATTTGCAGACAGAGAGGGAGTCAGAATGAAAGAAAGGTGTACTGTCAGTACGTAAAAAGTTAGAAGAACTTCTTGCAAGCCATCCCAGCTCATGTACAGTATTCCCATAatgctcgcatccactacaagaccatggtgcatACCTACGAAACAGCAAGAGAAACTGTCCCTCCCTAGCTTCAGTCTTTCAGTCTATGCTCAAAACTACACCAGAGCCCGTCCCACCTAGCTACAGttgaagatgaatgcactaactgtaaatcgctctggataagagcgtctgataaattactaaaatgtccaaaaataaatacatgttatgCCACTGTGCACttccctttttttaaattatgtttttAACGTAAAACATGTAATATATCTGCCCTCAGTCTCACTGGCCCTGGGATGATGGAAGAGAATGCAGGAAGTTGTTCTATTTCAGTCCCTTACATTCCGTTAGCTACATTCCACAGTCTCGGGATGTGATGGTGGCTGGGTGGGGTCACATCCCTGAAACAAAGACATTGGGCGCGTTTCATGTAATCGTTATTGCAGTCGACACACTGCTCAGATGATAGTCCCTCACAACGTCTGGAAAAGTATTTACCTCTCTGGAACCACAATAATATGATATACATATAATATAGTAATCGGCTAAAATGCTCAGCAGCAGCGCGACTGCAATAAAGGTGACCTGGAACGCACCCTGAGAGTAGAATATGGTGGTATCAGAAGGCAGACTAATGCTTTCTAAGGCAGGGTATGAAGTGAAAAACATGACAAATATGTATTTGTTTCTATGACTCTTCCTTCATATGCTCATTACTCCTCGTCTTAAAACTTCCCAGTACTGTAGATGCGTCTATAAAATCATGTTCTCATTACTCATCGTCTTAAAACTTCCCAGTACTGTAGATACGTCTATAAAATCATGTTCTCATTACTCCTCGTCTTAAAACTTCCTAGTACTGTAGATGCGTCTGTAAAATCATGTTCTCATTACTCATCGTCTTAAAACTTCCCAGTACTGTAGATGCGTCTATAAAAAACATTTCCCCCATCAAAACAGTCAGTGTAATAGCATACCATGGGCATCTGTGCTTGTGTATGACTTCAACATGTTCTCTGTCACGAGTCTCTATAAAGCTATAAATGTCCCTTCACCTCACCATCACCCACACACAGATCACATTAtaattgcatgtgtgtgtgtgtgtgtgtgtgtgtgtgtgtgtgtgtgtgtgtgtgtgtgtgtgtgtgtctcgacATGCAGGTTGTTAATCACCATGTTTTACTTTCATTATCACGGTCATACGAACATTTGTCATTATATGATGTTATATCGGGGTCCCAACCCCTATTGAAATAGGAACAGATCAAACCAACGTATTCAATTAGGTGCCAATCAGGATAATGTACATAAGGAGAAAAAGTAGAAGCAAGTTAAAAACAAGAGCAACAAACAACCATGACGGATTTTAAAAGTTCAGATCACCCTCTACTCTGGCAGTGTAGTTCAATGATAAAGCGACGATGACAATCAACATACTTGCAAACAATGAAAACAGCTAAAACactgaaagagtgtgtgtgtgagcttgtgtCTAACATTATGGGAAAGCCAACTCAATGTAATGTCTTTATCGAACAAACCGTAGCTGAGTTTGGTTATTCGTGCTTATAGCTTGCCCTGAAGTTTGTTAAGAATGAGGCAGCCATTTTGATTTGACGAGTCATCGAGCGACGTACAAAAACGACACATTCAAGCGCATCATCGTGATATCAGTCAGTACATTCAAAAACATATCATTGTTTGTGGCCGTTACAAAAGACATTTTGCAGATAGATGAAAAGCCTGTAGAGAGAGTCCAGCTTCAGCACACAGACACCACCGCATCACCATGGGCTACTTCAGTGTTCTGTTCTAGAACACACCTGTCAGAGTGTTCAACAAGGTCAGCTTCAGCACACAGACACCACCGCATCACCATGGGCTACTTCAGTGTTCTGTTCTAGAACACACCTGTCAGAGTGTTCAACAAGGTCAGCTTCAGCACACAGACACCACCGCATCACCATGGGCTACTTCAGTGTTCTGTTCTAGAACACACCTGTCAGAGTGTTCAACAAGGGCAGGTCACAAAGCTGCCTGGAACTTGATTGGTTGGTTCTCTCCCTGACAGGGCAGGAGGCGTGGCCACAGCAGCTGAAGAGCACCTGTCTTGTCttctttcatctcctcctctctcctctcatccccttctCCAGGAGCAACACTGTCCTGTGATGTCCACCTCAGCCTCTCAGAGGAGCGATGTCCTGTGATCTCCACCTCAGCCTCTCAGAGGAGCGATGTCCTGTGATGTCCACCTCAGCCTCTCAGAGGAGCAATGTCCTGTGATGTCCACCTCAGCCTCTCAGAGGAGCAATGTCCTGTGATGTCTACCTCAGCCTCTCAGAGGAGCGATGTCCTGTGATGTCTACCTCAGCCTCTCAGAGGAGCGATGTCCTGTGATGTCCACCTCAGCCTCTCAGAGGAGCGATGTCCTGTGATGTCCGCCTCAACCTCTCAGAGGAGCGATGTCCTGTGATGTCCACCTCACCCTCTCAGAAGAGCGATGTCCTGTGATGTCCACCTCAGCCTCTCAGAGGAGCGATGTCCTGTGATGTCCACCTCACCCTCTCAGAAGAGCGATGTCCTGTGATGTCCACCTCACCCTCTCAGAGGAGCGATGTCCTGTGATGTCCGCCTCAACCTCTCAGAGGAGCGATGTCCTGTGATGTCCACCTCACCCTCTCAGAAGAGCGATGTCCTGTGATGTCCACCTCAGCCTCTCAGAGGAGCGATGTCCTGTGATGTCCACCTCAGCCTCTCAGAGGAGCGATGTCCTGTGATGTCCGCCTCAACCTCTCAGAGGAGCGATGTCCTGTGATGTCCGCCTCAGCCTCTCTGTGAGATAAAGCATCTGTGTTTCTTCTGCTTTCCAGGAAAAGCTCGACCACCACCTTCCTTACGAGACTCCATTGGAAATCCGTATTTTAAATAATAAAACGTGATGAGCCAGCTGGAGTCTCACTCCAGGTCTTGGTTTTTGTTCCTTCATTGTGCGATTGGTTGGAGGCTTACGACTCCATCTCTCCCATTGGTCTAATGGAGTAACAAGGGTGTGAGTGTTAGGGTGCTCTCCTTTGGTTTGTGTTGGCAGTGTGTCTAAGTGACCTTAACCATCACAGTGACCCCTGGCGTTGTGCAGGGGTCATACCCTCTGATAGACATCGGtctattctgctctgttcagCTCACTTCAGGAAGGTGAGTGTGTATAAAGATACAACAGGGTGCCAGACAGACTAGACAGTCATCCCCTTGAACCCCTTGGGTTCCTCTACCTCTGTGATACTACAGTTCAGAGGTCAGGGTCAAAGGTTGTAGGAGGAGTGGGGGTTAAAGGTGATAGGGGTCATCACTCCAGGCCGAAGGTGCTGGTCTCCTCCACGGCAGTGAGCATCTTCTCGTGCAGCATGGAGAAGGATGGATATGGAGGGAGGTCCAGCCGGTTGAAGCAGGTGTGAGCCCTGGGGAGGAGACAACCGCAAACACagtgaaaacaacaacaatataCTGTCTGTATAATACCTTTTCATACATTATACTCAAATTGATAATATACTACATGAGTTCCCTTAGCCTCACAAGTGAAGTCACGTCCCTTGGCCTTACAAGTGAAGTCACGTCCCTTGGCCGTACAAGTGAAGTCACGTCCCTTGGCCGTACAAGTGAAGTCACGTCCCTTGGCCTTACAAGTGAAGTCACGTCCCTTGGCCTTACAAGTGAAGTCACGTCCCTTGGCCGTACAAGTGAAGTCACGTCCCTTGGCCTTACAAGTGAAGTCACGTCCCTTGGCCTTACAAGTGAAGTCACGTCCCTTGGCCTTACAAGTGAAGTCAGTTCCCTTAGCCTTACAAGTGAAGTCAGTTCCCTTGGCCTTACAAGTGAAGTCAGTTCCCTTGGCCTTACAAGTGAAGTCAGTTCCCTTAGCCTTACAAGTGAAGTCAGTTCCCTTAGCCTTACAAGTGAAGTCAGTTCCCTTAGCCTTACAAGTGAAGTCAGTTCCCTTGGCCTTACAAGTGAAGTCAGTTCCCTTGGCCTTACAAGTGAAGTCAGTTCCCTTGGCCTTACAAGTGAAGTCAGCACAGTAGTTTACCTGGGTAGAGAGGTAACTTTGCCCCATTTCTCCACACAGAACCTGCGGGGTCCGTTGCTGCCTCGGAGAGAGGCGAAACCCTCGTAGGGAATACTGGAGGTACCCGTCACAAACTAACAGAGCAGAAAGAAGAAGGTCGCTGttactcactgtgtgtgtgtgtgtgtttgtatgtctgtgtgtgtgtgtgtgtgtgtgtgtgtgtgtgtgtgtgtgtgtgtgtgtgtgtgtgtgtgtgtgtgtgtgtgtgtgtgtgtgtgtgtgtgtgtgtgtgtgtgtgtgtgtgtgtgttgtttgtatatgtgtgtgttgtttgtatatgtgtgtgtttgtttgtttgtgtatgtgtgtttgtttgttagtatgtgtgtgtctttgtttgtatgtgtgtgtgtgtgtgtgtgtgtgtgtgtgtgtgtgtgtgtgtgtgtgtgtgtgtgtgtgtgtgtgtgtgtgtgtgtgtgtgtgtgtgtgtgtgtgtgcacccccACCTGTAGCAGCCTGAGTCTCTGCTCGTTGTTGAACCTCTCCACCGCCGCCCAGAACCAACGGATCACTATGTGGTTGTCATGGTAACCTGGGGGaggcaggaagacagacagacatgagtcACTCAGCAGCCTGGCCTTTCTCTCTGGTAGGCCTAGTTACTTCAGCTGTTCaaccagacagctagctagggTATACTGTTATATACTGGCCTTTCTCTCTGGTAGGCCTAGTTACTTCAGCTGTTCaaccagacagctagctagggTATACTGTTATATACTGGCCTTTCTCTCTGGTAGGCCTAGCTACTTCAGCTGTTCaaccagacagctagctagggTATACTGTTATATACTGGCCTTTCTCTCTGGTAGGCCTAGCTACTTCAGCTGTTCaaccagacagctagctagggTATACTGTTATATACACTTATTTCTGTAACAGCTCTTCCTAATTGGAaagacatttaaaaacatttccttCTCCATCTGAATGGAACAATGGACTGTCTTTACTGCTGCCTGAGACCCAGACAGCAGCTCAAAATGACATAATGAAAGGTGCAATACACAAAGTTATTGTCTGtgtcttaaatggcaccctattccctacatagtgcactacctttgacaagagctgtgcactatatagggaatagggtgtcatttgggctCCCggtctcccctgtctctccccctgtctcctcccgtctcccccctgtctcttcctctcccccctgtcccccctgtccccccccccccgtctccccccgtctcttcctctcccccctgttCATACCTCCTCTGTAATCTGTGTtgctccccctgtctccccccgtctcttcctctcccccctgtcccccctgtcccccccgtctcttcctctcccccctgttCATACCTCCTCTGTAATCTGTGTtgctccccctgtctccccctgtctcttcctctcccccctgtgtctctccctgtctctcccccctttctctccccgtctcttcctctcccccctgtcccccccgtctccccccgtctcttcctctcccccctgtctctcctagtctccccctgtctcttcctctcccccctgtctccccccgtctccccccgtctcttcctctcccccctgtctccccccccccccgtctccccccgtctcttcctccccctgtctctccccgtctccccctgtctcttcctcccctgtctcttcgtctccccctgtctcttcctctcccccctgtctctcccagtctcttcctctcccccctctcttcctctccccccccccgtctccccctgtctcttcctctcccccctgtctcttcgtctccccctgtctcttcctctcccccctgtctctcccagtctcttcctctcccccctctcttcctctccccccccgtctccccccgtctcttcctctccccctgtcctctcccagtctcttcctctcccccctctcttcctctccccccccgtctccccccgtctcttcctctcccccctgtctctcccagtctcttcctctcccccctctcttcctccccccccccgtctcccccgtctcttcctctcccccctgtctctcccagtctcttcctctcccccctgtctccccccccccgtctccccccgtctcttcctctcccccctgtctcccccccccgtctccccccagtctcttcctctcccccctgtctccccccccgtctccccccgtctcttcctctcccccctgtccccccccccccgtctccccccgtctcttcctctcccccctgtcccccccccccccgtcccccccgtctcttcctctcccccctgtctccccccccccccgtctcccccgtctcttcctctccccctgtctcccccccccgtctccccccgtctcttcctctccccctgtctccccccccccccgtctccccccgtctcttcctctcccccctgtctccccccccccgtctccccccgtctcttcctctcccccctgtctccccccccccccgtctccccccgtctcttcctctcccccctgtctcttcctctcccccctgtcctccccccccccgtctccccccccccgtctcttcctctcccccctgtctcttcctctcccccctgtctccccccccccccccccccccccgtctccccctgtctctcctcgtctccccctgtctcccccccccccccgtctccccccgtctcttcctctcccccctgttCCTACCTCCTCTGTAATCAGTGTTGCTCCTCCAGTCCACCAGGTCTATCTCAGCGGTGCCAGCTATCACCAGCTCCAGCTCCCTGGCATCAAACACTGACACCAGCCTGGAATCCACCACCTGCATGACACAGCACAGGGCATCCAGGCTACAAACCATGACCACAACCTTTGTGGTCGTTtgtatctcagttggtagaggCTGGCGCTTGTAACGGTGCTGGGTTTGATTCCCGgcaccacccatatgtaaaatgtatacacgcatgactgtaagtcgctttggataaaacaGTCTGTTAAATGGCATGTATTATTAttacaaacacaacaacaacaaactcaATCCCATTATACAGTCTTCCTATCACATCCTATCACATACAGCCTTTAGCTACATCTTGCCCAATTAGAATTCAGTTGTTGTTGATGTCTGTGAGCAGGAAGTTGCCCCAGTGTGTATGATGATactgctgagtctacctttatcAGAATCTGTACCAGGAGATATttgaggagatattagatggtaCCTCATAGAATCCCCGGACCAGACTCTCTGTCTGTTGAACCACTCCTCTCTCAATACGCCACTTCACCATGCGCTCAATGTACTCCTTCTTATTCTTCTCTGACACTGGGATGTTGGCCCCGCCCGgcttcagctctctctctgtgatctacacacacagtacatacacataAGCTttacaactcacacacacacacacacacacacacacacacacacacacacacacacacacacacacacacacacacacacacacacacacacacacacacacacacacacacacacacacctgtccgaACACCTCCTCATTGACAGTGAAGGTGAGGTCCAACATGTCCTCGATGTCGTTGTCCTTCATCCACTGGAGACTCTGGTGGAACTCCTCATCCAGATACTCCAGATCACTCAGCTCACATAGGCtatagcagagtagagcagagtagagcagagtagaatagaatagagtagaatagagtatagtagaatagagtatagtagaatagaatagagtagaatagagtatagtagaatagagcagagtagagtagaatagaatagagtggagtagaatagagcagaatag
The Salvelinus namaycush isolate Seneca unplaced genomic scaffold, SaNama_1.0 Scaffold1459, whole genome shotgun sequence genome window above contains:
- the LOC120036739 gene encoding E3 ubiquitin-protein ligase HECW2-like, whose translation is LCELSDLEYLDEEFHQSLQWMKDNDIEDMLDLTFTVNEEVFGQITERELKPGGANIPVSEKNKKEYIERMVKWRIERGVVQQTESLVRGFYEVVDSRLVSVFDARELELVIAGTAEIDLVDWRSNTDYRGGYHDNHIVIRWFWAAVERFNNEQRLRLLQFVTGTSSIPYEGFASLRGSNGPRRFCVEKWGKVTSLPRAHTCFNRLDLPPYPSFSMLHEKMLTAVEETSTFGLE